The Phocoena phocoena chromosome 4, mPhoPho1.1, whole genome shotgun sequence genome contains a region encoding:
- the CLDN14 gene encoding claudin-14, producing the protein MASAAVQLMGFLLSFLGMVGTLITTILPHWRRTAHVGTNILTAVSYLKGLWMECVWHSTGIYQCQIYRSLLALPRDLQAARALMVISCLLSGVACACAVVGMKCTRCAKGTPAKTTFAVLGGVFFILAGLLCMVAVSWTTNDVVQNFYNPLLPSGMKFEIGQALYLGFISSSLSLIGGTLLLLACQDEAPSRPYQAQPRSGTATAPSYRPPDAYKDNRAPSATSASHNGYRLNDYV; encoded by the coding sequence ATGGCCAGCGCAGCCGTGCAGCTCATGGGCTTCCTGCTCAGCTTCCTGGGCATGGTGGGCACACTCATCACCACCATCCTGCCGCACTGGCGCCGGACGGCGCACGTGGGCACCAACATCCTGACGGCCGTGTCCTACCTGAAGGGGCTGTGGATGGAGTGCGTGTGGCACAGCACGGGCATCTACCAGTGCCAGATCTACCGCTCGCTGCTGGCGCTGCCCCGCGACCTGCAGGCGGCCCGCGCGCTCATGGTCATCTCCTGCCTGCTGTCGGGCGTGGCCTGCGCCTGCGCCGTGGTCGGCATGAAGTGCACGCGCTGCGCCAAGGGCACCCCCGCCAAGACCACGTTCGCCGTGCTGGGCGGAGTGTTCTTCATCCTGGCCGGCCTGCTCTGCATGGTGGCCGTCTCCTGGACCACCAACGACGTGGTGCAGAACTTCTACAACCCGCTGCTGCCCAGCGGCATGAAGTTCGAGATCGGGCAGGCCCTGTACCTCGGCTTCATCTCCTCGTCCCTGTCGCTCATCGGCGGCACGCTGCTCCTCCTGGCCTGCCAGGACGAGGCGCCCTCCAGGCCCTACCAGGCTCAGCCCCGGTCCGGCACGGCCACCGCGCCCTCCTACCGGCCCCCCGACGCCTACAAGGACAATCGGGCCCCGTCGGCCACCTCGGCCTCGCACAACGGGTACAGGCTGAACGACTATGTGTGA